One window of Candidatus Mycobacterium wuenschmannii genomic DNA carries:
- a CDS encoding SLC13 family permease, translating into MNAFVAESISAALLLVVLVSAIVRPFGWPEAVVAVPAAVIVVGVDAVSPTDARNEIAQLAPVVGFLAAVLVLSQLCAVEGLFEWCGVWMARASGGNSRRLLVAVFAVASVVTVVFSLDATVMLLTPVVSATAARLKVNARPHLYACGHLSNSASLLLPVSNLTNLLALQASGLSFVHFAGLMGLPWLAAIFAEFLVIRRFFSVDLTTPEVAPSSDRAAPPALPVAALVAVAATLIGFVVTEAAGLSPAWAAAAGALALSVRSLVSRKARIATIARAVDIPFLLFVLALGVVVRALIDNGLGEHLRAWLPHPGGLAELLAIAVVAAIAANVVNNLPAVLMLIPLVAAAGPAVVLAVLIGVNIGPNLTYTGSLATMLWRRVLRQHGHHTTVGEFTAIGALATPTALAAAVLALWASVELIGT; encoded by the coding sequence GTGAATGCGTTTGTCGCAGAGTCGATTTCTGCTGCACTGCTTCTGGTGGTGTTGGTCTCGGCGATAGTTCGCCCGTTCGGATGGCCTGAAGCCGTGGTCGCGGTTCCGGCGGCAGTCATTGTGGTCGGAGTCGACGCGGTCTCGCCGACCGACGCACGCAACGAAATCGCCCAGCTGGCACCGGTCGTCGGGTTTCTGGCCGCCGTGCTGGTGTTGTCACAGCTCTGCGCCGTGGAGGGTTTGTTCGAATGGTGCGGCGTGTGGATGGCCCGTGCCTCGGGTGGTAACTCGCGGCGATTGCTTGTCGCAGTGTTTGCAGTCGCCTCGGTGGTCACGGTGGTCTTCAGCCTCGATGCGACCGTCATGCTGCTGACGCCAGTGGTATCGGCCACCGCTGCACGGCTGAAAGTCAATGCCCGCCCGCATCTTTACGCATGCGGTCACCTCTCCAACAGCGCCTCTCTGCTCTTGCCGGTCTCCAATCTCACCAACCTGCTCGCACTCCAGGCCAGTGGCCTGAGCTTCGTACACTTCGCGGGCCTGATGGGATTACCTTGGCTGGCAGCGATATTCGCGGAGTTCCTTGTCATACGGCGATTCTTTTCGGTAGATCTGACCACACCCGAAGTCGCTCCGTCATCCGACCGGGCCGCCCCGCCGGCTCTCCCCGTGGCGGCCCTGGTCGCGGTGGCGGCAACGTTGATCGGATTCGTCGTCACCGAAGCGGCAGGCCTCAGTCCCGCGTGGGCCGCCGCAGCGGGGGCACTGGCGTTGTCGGTGCGCTCACTGGTGTCCCGGAAAGCCCGCATCGCAACGATCGCGCGCGCCGTCGACATCCCGTTTCTGCTCTTCGTGCTCGCACTGGGTGTGGTGGTTCGCGCACTGATCGATAACGGGCTCGGTGAGCACTTGCGCGCCTGGCTTCCGCATCCCGGCGGGCTGGCAGAGCTACTCGCGATCGCCGTCGTTGCGGCGATCGCGGCCAACGTGGTCAACAATCTGCCCGCCGTGCTGATGCTGATTCCGTTGGTCGCTGCCGCCGGGCCCGCCGTCGTCCTGGCCGTCCTGATCGGGGTCAACATCGGGCCCAACCTCACCTACACCGGGTCGCTGGCGACCATGCTGTGGCGACGCGTCCTGCGCCAGCACGGCCACCACACCACGGTCGGCGAGTTCACCGCAATCGGCGCACTGGCAACCCCCACCGCTTTGGCCGCCGCCGTCCTCGCGCTCTGGGCCTCGGTCGAACTCATCGGGACCTGA